GAAGAGATCGCGTTGCATATCAAGACCTGTGCTGAGGCTGGGATTTCGGAAGAAGAGCTCTTCGCAGCAGAAGAACGTCCCGAAAACCTCGCCTATACACGCTACGTGCTGGATGCAGGTCATTCCGGAGATCTCCTTGATCTGATGGCTGCCCTTGCGCCCTGTGTGATGGGCTATGGCGAGATTGGCGCGCGGTTGATTAAGGATCATGCGCCTGATTATGCCGAATGGATCGGCACCTATGGGGCTGAGGACTATCAGGGCGTTTGCAAAGAGGTCGGTGCTTTGATTGATGCCGCCGTGGCGCGGCGTCTGGGCGACAACCCAGAACAAAGCCCGCGCTGGGCTCGGCTTTGCCAGCATTTCACCATGGCGACCAAGCTTGAGGTCAGTTTTTGGGATATGGGGTTGAACCCATGAGCAAGGCCCCGGCGCTTTATCTTTCCGGATCGGCTTCTTTTGAGGACACGCCTGTGTTCACGGGGCTAGATCTAAAGGTCGCGGCGGGGCGATGGACCTGTTTGCTGGGCTCTAGCGGGGTTGGGAAATCCACGATCTTGAAGCTTTTTGCTGGGCTGGCGGATCAGGTGGACTTTACAGGGCAATTGGGCGCTGAGGGGATGGATCTGGATGGATCTGTCGCCCTGATGGCGCAGGATGATCTGTTGATGCCCTGGCTGACGGCCCTTGAAAACGTCCTGCTCGGCGCGCGTTTGCGGGGCGATAAGCCTGACACAATGCGTGCTTTGGACGTGCTTGCGCGTGTCGGATTGTCAGAAAAGGCGGGTCAAAAACCTGCTGAGC
This is a stretch of genomic DNA from Cognatishimia activa. It encodes these proteins:
- the tenA gene encoding thiaminase II, translating into MSYGVIFPKWREAAGQSWPAYTDHAFVRGLKDGSLPREAFLHYLVQDYVFLIHFSRAWALAITKAETPEEMRLCAGTVNALINEEIALHIKTCAEAGISEEELFAAEERPENLAYTRYVLDAGHSGDLLDLMAALAPCVMGYGEIGARLIKDHAPDYAEWIGTYGAEDYQGVCKEVGALIDAAVARRLGDNPEQSPRWARLCQHFTMATKLEVSFWDMGLNP
- a CDS encoding ABC transporter ATP-binding protein, coding for MSKAPALYLSGSASFEDTPVFTGLDLKVAAGRWTCLLGSSGVGKSTILKLFAGLADQVDFTGQLGAEGMDLDGSVALMAQDDLLMPWLTALENVLLGARLRGDKPDTMRALDVLARVGLSEKAGQKPAELSGGQRQRVALARTLMEDRPIVLLDEPFSALDAKTRAQMQDLACELLAGRTVLLVTHDPAEAARLGHQIILMTEENTQAITPPQSDAPRAATDPDVLRAQGDMLALLCAETPD